TATAATGTACCTTTAGATTGCCTATGTGGCTTTCAGAAGTTTGTAATTATCAGATAAGGTATTAGTGTTAAGATTggcatttatcatttctatctgGCTTTTATAACATTTCATATGGCATTGCTGTGACAGCAGCACCCTGCCTTTCAATAAAACTGCTTATATATGcttctttctccactttatGCCCATTGCACACTGATCTTTGGTAACTCCTTCCATAACTACAACACTCTCCagccccctccccacacacacacacatattttttcATAATCACAAACTTTTTAATATTAAAGCCACCTATGTAGCACATCCTTGTGACACCTGACTCCATGTCGTCCTATCTCACACTAAGGCAGAGTCTTCTGGGTCCACTGCCAGCTCAGTGTCTTGTGACACCCTTCCCTTTCTGTTGCTGTTTCTAGATCCATGTTAGACTGTGTAGCTGCACCAAAGTCACATAATGGTGCCATATAGTTTATCCAAACCATCTCCATGAATTTTTAGATTGATAAGGATAAATTTATAAGTCATGTCATAATCAGGCTAAAGTCAGACTTCAAATACAGTGGACCAGAGATTTTGTTTGATCAAAAATCTCATTTAGCTCAGGCCTCATTGCTTGTCAGAGAAATTACCTTATAGTTCTTTGTGTATTTCTAGTTCTAGAGAAGCAATTTACATTGTGCTTGTGTTGCTAATAGTGTAATGTTTCCATAGTAAATCTCAGTTGACTGTTGTATCTTGTCACTTTGTAGTCTGAAATGCAGCACTACCTTTATTTGTGACAGTTACTCTCCATCTGTCAcattcagcacacacacacacacacacacacacacacacacacacacacacacacactaattaggTAACGGTCATACACGCATACACAATGATGAGAAACTTAACTGTTAACAGTCTTTAAATCATGAGTTGCATAGCAGTgtgataatgaatgaataactagATCTTTGTATTGAAGTAAGCTTTGTGATTGTCCTTTACATGCTGTACATGTCATTTACTCTATCATTATCTTGCATTTATTTCCACACCAAGCAGCTCTGGAAACATTTCAGTGCATTATAGTTAATAGCAGGTGAAAGGAAGAGCTGCTCACTGGTAGCTAGTCAGTATTTAGTTCAAAGTTACTTGTATGAAATGAAACACATTTACTACCTTTACTGTTACCCTTCTTGGGTGAAACTCCCTCAGTCACTGAGTGGGGTCACCATTCTTTAGTTTCTTTGAGGGCTCCATTTAGGCATTATAAGGTCATTATGTTTCCTTCACTCTagaatttcttttatattaaaaATTAATCTTGTTCCTAAGAAGTAAAATAGTTGCTGCACTCAGGTGCCTGATTTAGGTTGGAATGGGACAGGGCCTCTCGGTGCCATTCATGTTTGCTCAGTTATCTTCCCTCTGTTTATGTGTCACACCACTCCCTCTTGGAGTGTCCCTCAAGGTGAGGCACTCCTCTCTCCAAACACTTCCTTCTTAATGGTTCCAACATTCAGCCTCTTCTAGCATTTCTCAGTTATTACTTCTCAATAGGCTTTGCTGATCTATCTCTATGCCTGCAGTATTCTTCGTCTGAAAAATTTACAGCATTCTAACaccttttcatttctcatttccttttactcACATTTCAAACACACTTAGCTGTGGCACTGACTAGCACTGTAATATGTCTTTACAGGGAATTAGTTCTACTAGTATCATTGTATCATTAAGTCATAGATATTGCGTTGCTCGTGCTTCACTAAATTGATAAACTGATCCCATGACAATCGTCTTCACTTGTGAATGGGTCAGGATGTTGAACAGACCCATTAGGTCCACTTTTTAGGATAGTGATGGTTGGACTACAACATTCTCTAAAGTGATATATGAAATTAGAAGTTTCTCAGCTTTAGCAGCTTACATTTGTTTTTCGCTGTTAAATACCATCACATGATATTTAGTGTATAtgttgtctttctcctctccatcaGTTACACTTTTGTCTTCAGATTACAACTTCTAACTCTTATGTCACCTAAACTGGAAGTCATCAAAGAGCCTTTTTTGGAATAAGATTGAGGAATGTTTTGTGTATTTGGCTGTAAATTTTAGCTTTAGGTTTAGCAAGTTTATATTAGCAGAAAATGGAGAATTGTTCAGGTTTTTGGTACAAGTAAATGTTTGTGCATGAGCTGTGTGTCTTGGTGGTTAACAAACATAATAGCACGTGTGAGCACGACTGACAAGACTGCCTGCTCGAAGAACATTTTTAAGCTGGAGAGCAAACTCACTCTTTTTTTGCCACAATATTGTAAACTGCTGGCACCATTGTCACTGCGTACATGTCACATCACTGGGTACTTGTTCTTTAAAGGACTCATTTATACTATACGTATATACTACTACTCCATGTAGGGTGATAAAAGGTCTAAGATGCATGGTGTCTTGCTTCATCTAATAGTTCAGTAGTAGAGCTTTCTGAATACCTGACAGTAGTGCAGGATTGCTCAATAATTTAGTATTCTCAGAGTTGGCCTTTGTCAAGTGAGTCTAGTCTGATCTGAGATCATCATTGTTGTTCATTGAGAAAATTTGTGTCTACTGTGTGGGCTTTCATCATAGTGCGTTGATGGTAAAAATGAAATACTGTATTACACATAAGGATTTTTGAATTGCTTCATAAAACATGCAGTCCATGCTGTACACCCAGGTGTTCCTGGTATTGTTATGTAACACTAAGGAATTTACTCCTTTGGAAGTCATTTTCATACCAAAATTAAGTTCCTCATTATCTTATGTaaggtaatgataaaaaaaaaaaaaaacctgtgcaTATTTAGACAAGTCTCATTTCCATATTGGAATGGACAACTGCCACTTCTAGAAACCAAAATCAACCTTTCTACTCAGGTCATCTGGCACAATGTTGTAtactatattgttttttttaacaTGTTCACAATCATTAACCTCTTTTAGCCTtgacatacatgcatatacaaTAGTACACCATAGCCACACACCATGATCTATCAGTATTGTCATGGCTTGCAGAGCAGTACATCATGGCATTTTTATAACATCATGTCTTTCATAGATGGAAAGCAGGTAATATGCTCTTGACACAGACAGTAGCCCAACACTAACCATGTGTTGGAGTGGTTTCTCCCACTAATTCTCTGAGTGAAGATATAGCAGAGCTTCTTCAGCCAGAAATACACAACCACTCTAAGATAGCTTGTGTAAATACATACACTAGGCTTTCAAATTACATATGTACAGCAAAGAAGTTTGTGGTTGAAATAGTAACTGGAAGAACTCACACATTAGCAGCTTCAATCCAACACATATGGCAAGCCAAGATGACTGTAGGCTTTCAAGGTGCATGGCAGGGCAAAAGAGGTTAAGAAATATCTGTTCCTCAACACATTGCTGTATTTTGTATGCtgaaaagaagcaaggaagttgttttatttgtttcccAAGAAAATCCTGCTTTTAGCATTTTTCCTTTAAGTTTTCACCAGTACAtttggcagggcagggcagtcTTGTCACTGACTGTACCTCCACATATAGTATATCTCAATCCTTTCCATGAGGTTACAGGATAACCCCCCCCCTTCCCTGCCCCACCACTGTAATTCTTGAATGGACTGATAATGCACAGATTACATTCTCAGTACATatagtttttatattcatttaatAAATGAACATAAtgctatatatacatataagacTACATTGCATTGCATCTCAGGTTAATTTTGCTGACAGAGAATTAACCCCAGTTAAGTTCATTTACTTGTAATCTTCAGAGTGAAGAGGGAATAGGGCATCAAATCATTCAAAACCCAAAATAAAACAAGCATCTTTTCTTTGTAATACTTTCTTTTTTGGCAAAGTGAAGTTATGTGGCATGTATGTATTATCAATCTGTTATGATGccaaaagattaaaaattaaGGACTGCAGCTTCATTTAAATATTGTTTTCAGCCATAGACTTCTTGTATATCATTTATGTTGCAATCTTATATTCATCAATTTTTATATGATCTTTAAgctgtatgtatgcatattaaTAATGACTCAAtaggatacatttttttttcattattaatgtagCATTTATTAGTAAATTTAACTTTTGAAATCATGAGAGATGAAGTTAAGGAACAAATAATCACTATTATCTAGCCACAAAATGTTTAAAGCAACAGTAAAATCTCATTTTATGGTAATGAACATAATGGAGAAAAAGTTTGCTTTGTTACTTAAGTAGATACAGTTGTGGAAGGAAGTGTTGGTACATATACTGAGTCTTGTGTCTcagaaagggaaatgaatatgtaaaacaTCCACCTGAACCTCCAGTAAGCTTTAGTGTGCTGGCATTACATTCCATACCTGTGCACAGAACAGCAaagcttctctttcatttcctgggGCCAATAACCAAAACTACATTGCATAaatattctcaaacttttcagCTACAGAGGTCCCCACAGTGCTAGGAAAGGTCACAATGCAGTACAAAAGCAATGGCACTCACTACAACTGCCAGACTAACACAATACCACATTGCTATACTGCAGGCATGCATACGTAATGTTGTGAATTCAGTTGTCTTTATTCTGCCAGGGTAAACAGTACAATTGCCTTTCATATTCATAAGTTCCATcttcacagttctcattttATCTAGCGGGGACAAAATGTGATGGTTCCCATCTTTGCAGTGCATTTCAGTCTCTGAATCTTTACAATAAGCTGCTATGGCCTTGCTACACACACCATGATAGGCCATATCTCTGTCCACTACCTGTAAGACTAATTCCCAATATAAGTTTGTCCAACTTTACACATGTTTCCTCTCATGTTGCTACCCATAAATGTGCCTTTCCTGTCTTATCCCAGaacctatcatcatcatcatcatcatcatcatctgttcCTCACAAAATCCACACTTtaccatgaatatttttttgatCCCCAGTCTTGTATTGACACTAGCAGCAGTGTCATGAGCTAGGTGGACCTCAAAATCTAAGCAATTTTACTGACACTGCCAACCTCACAATGATTATTTAGTGCCATATGGCCTGGTGCTATTCTGTTATTGATCTATGTAATTGTGGGGACCTCTGTATGAAGAAAGCTGTTTTCAAGTGTACTGAAGTTCATCTGAGAGTCTATGTTACATAAACAATGTTTTTTGCTTATTTAGTCTTGTTTGTCACTTAGTGTCATAGACTCCATTTGCAAATTTATTACCAAAGATGAGATTGTACTCAAAATATGAACAGCTGTAGCAGCTCACTTGGAGAACTTTTTTATTCTGCAAGTGAACACAGTAGCGAGTGAACATGTGTGCTCCATGAACAGAGTAAACCAGGTCAGTTGCTGAATTTTGCATGCTCGTAGATCATTTACCTACGTGTTACGCTGGAGCCAAAATGATAGCAATTGGTCTGCATATATGTGCCTATATTTGTGTGAGTAAGATTGATTTATGGAGATAGCTGCTGCTTTGTGGTCACTGTGTCACTGATGGCCAGGGTCTGTCTGTATCTGGCAGAGTTCAACAACCTCCTGTCCACCTCAAGGTTGTTTCCTTAGTGATTGAATATCATCAACGTGAACTCTGCTCCATACTTGACATAAAGTTGAGGATCagcattattcattttcttcataacAGTAGTTTATTGTTTTAAAAACTTGAGTGTTTGCTGTTTTTTAATTATAACATACAGGCTTTTAGAAGTTCTATTTGAGCTGAGAATGTGTTGTTATTACCAGACAAGATCAGGGAAATTAGTGTCATGGTGGCCTGGAGAGCAGCTGCCAGCCAAGGAAGGTTTATGGCACATCTTGCTCCAGTTGTGAGACTGCAGTGTGATAGTAAACTAGTCCTTATTTAGTCACTACACATACCGGAATTATTTACTCTAAGCTCCTGAACATACTGAAGTCTTGCCATCAGGGTACTGAATACTGTAATATATGTTGTAAGATAATGTTGGTGTACATTGTCATTCTAGTGTGGCTTTGTTGGGATGGCCTTGTGATTGTTGTAAATACTACATATACTtctaaataaatatgaataaattactCTTGTACATGTTTCATATTCAGATCCTAAGTCAAAAGGTAATACTCGCACAGTACAATGCATAGCACTGCCATAGAATGTGATGAGGCTGACAAGGATATGCTTCTTACATATTGCTATAGGCCAGCATTTACTCCAAGGGGTCAATAAATGGCAAAGGGTCAAACACATAACCGGTAGATGATGGCAGATCAATTATAGGCCAATAAACATAGAAGGTTGACAAAATACTTCTGTAATTCCTCAGCTATCTGGAAACCAAGACACTAACAAACATTTGTTCATGAGTATCCAACATACTTAGAAAGAAAGGGATCAAATGTGTAAGGCAAGTAACAGTTATAGGATAAATATAGTGGTCAATATAATTGATGTTCCATATACTGACTGTGTCATTAAATATCCTACCCATACTATACAATACTATATTATACTATACTATAATATACAAAGTCTGCAAATTttgcaacctctctctctctctctctctctctctctcatatatatatatatatatatatatatatatatatatatatatatatatatatatatatatatatatatatatatatatatatatatatgtgtgtatgtgtttcactgtttgatctgctgcagtctctgacgagacagccagacgttaccctacggaacgagctcagagctcattatttccgatcttcggataggcctgagaccaggcacacaccacacaccgggacaacaaggtcacaactcctcgatttacatcccgtacctactcactgctaggtgaacagaggctacacgtacgcgaaaggagacacacccaaatatctccacccggccagggaatcgaaccccagtcctctggcttgtgaagccagcgctctaaccactgagctaccaggcgtgtgtgtgtgtgtgtgtgtatgcaatatccaataataaataagaagttaTGCATTTCATATTGCAAAGACTTTTGAAAGATTAATTGATCCATGACAGGAAGAGCCTGGAGTGTGTAGCCATGGTAGAGCAGGCACAGCTtcccacaccagcaccaccagggaCCAGCTGGCTGCTGGCTGGCCTGCACTGCCTTCCTATAATATGAAGTGAGACAAACTGATACAAAGAATAACAAGACTATTATCAAGGAGTAAGACAGCTCCACACATTGAATGATATTTCCTGAAAAGTTGCACCATATGATTTACTAATATCACAGATGAACAAGTGGCAATAACTGCCACCACAAGGTCACAGTCACACACATCCTTCAACACCTCTCAGCACTACACACTAGCAGCAGCATTCTTGGCACTCATAATCACATCGTTAACTCCAACCCCATCATAGGAGCTTCCTGCTAGGGCCAAGGGAAGCTCCAACTCTGAGATTAACTTACGAGCACTGAGGACTGTCTCTGAGTGGCCAACAACATACTGGGCAATACAGTCCCTCAAGATCCTGACATGATAACGCTGCGGCTTTACCTTGATCTTGAGAGATTGACGGATTTCAGCCAGCGCCTCCTCCAGGAGTGATTCCAGAGGTGGGTCGTCCCCAAACAATTCCTTGAACCAGTAACCGCCCATCATCACCGTCAGTATGGTTCTGTCTCCCTGGGGGAATGTGCAGGTGTCGTATATCACACCCAGGACGCGGTTGGGTTCGGAGGAAGGAACCAGGTAACCAAAGCCTGGCTCCTCAATCAGCTGACCGGGATACTCCAGGTTCACAATGCCAACAGTGACATACGGTATGGAAGACAGAAGAGCGCTCAGTTTGGGATTTACTGACTGTATCACACTACTCATAGTATTGGATGGAAGACAGGAAATGACACTATCAACCtctagttctttctcttctgtctggATGACAAGCTTGCCTCCTCTTCTCAATATTCCCTTCACGGGTGTGTTTTTCCATATTTCAGCattgttttcaaggatgttgtTCTCAAGAGCCTTCACAAAGTTCTCCAATCCACCAGCCACTGACCAAACAgcccacttttctctctttgcccTCTTCACAAGTTCAACTGAACTCAGATTTTTGTCTGGTTTTACtgcattttttctatctttaaacaTTCCAAGAAAAACTGATCCATGTTTCTGTTCTACATCATGCAATCTTCTTGCAATACAATTAACGCTTAATTCTCTGGCATTTCCTGCAAAGATTCCTCTAGACATGGGATCGATAGCATACTTTGCAACTTCGTGGCCAAACCGGCGATTCACAAAGCTGAAGAGGCTTTCGTCATTGTTGACCACTCTGGGTGCCATCAGGTCCTGCACCCCACTCAGCGCCAACGGCCTTGAGAACGGTGGACTCTTGGTGAATAGTGTCTTTACACTGTTCGGAAGTCTGTGTAGCTTCCCATCAACCTGTAAGTATCATTAAACTGCTCTTTTCAAGATTAACAATACTGCACCTAATTTCTACCACTTGCTACAAAAAACATGATTAAATTCTTGCTGATGTTCTTGAGAGTCCCCTCTCTCTTTACCCCACATTGTCTTCCATGCTGTCATCaagacacccacacactcaaccTGCTAACCTCtccattgtcctcctcctttattttcttttctttatctcatcttcagattattactttcatttttcaaaTCTTGAGGATATACCTACAGAAAGATTATTCAAATAAAAATTACATCAAACTACTTCATTCTGGTGTGTACTGCAAGTAATGAACAAATGTGAAACCAATTCACTAATGCCTAAACTACATTTCAAATCCTCCTTTACAACTTACCATTAACATTCTGTTTTTTGCTGATGGATGACTGTAGGAAACACCTTTCACTTGATCTGCTAAACCCAACTCTTCTGCCAAGGCAAGTGTGTTCATTCCAGCATTCCCAACCACTCTGCAAGGATGTATTGCTACCTAAATAACTATAATGAAACtgtaattatataaaaaaaactaccacaCATTTTATCCTGTTAGTGAATATCAGCACAATTTCATTTCTGAGGTTGCTTCACCAGGTAGTACGCCTCTTACATACATGACAGGAATATTTTGAGTAAGTCCGTTGTCAATCCAGTTCAACAGTCAAGATACTAGGAGTCATAACAAGATTCACACAGGGAAGTGGGTAAGGACCAAGTGTTTGGACAATATAATTTATCAATTTAACTGCCATTTTTTAAACAATACAGTAGATAATAAGAAAGCCCACAAGATATACTAACCTGAGAGTGCGCGGCCCATGTTCAAACACCACCTGGTCATGGTGCATGGTGGAGCtgacccagccacccagcctgTGTgtggcctccaccaccaccaccctggggCAACACCTCAGCCGGCCAAGGTAGTGGGCAGCAGCTAGGCCCCCAATGCCTCCCCCAAGCACTGCAACACTCTTTGTcatctaaaaataaataaataaataaaaaaatacataagattTGATAAAATACTGCACAAGGTCAAAAATTCTCAGTAGAATACGAGACAAGTTAGGACATAGCTGGACCTCAGGAGAGAGTTATTCAGTGTGAGAGGGACACCTCTCATAAATATAACCCAAAATCCTGGATTCACACAGATCCCACTTGGTGGTATATACAAAAACCTGGCTAAGAAGAAATCCTGAGTCAATGTAGCATCAAGAGACTTAAtgacatctttcctcctctttataatAGTAAGAtatgtatatacagtcaaccctcggctatcgcgacttcagctatcacgttttattgctatcacgcacccatgaaaagctgctaaaatttcattttcgccacctcagatgcctgctatcgcgcacccagccatgacgtcatgggatatctgagcactcattggccaaaactgccttcccgccaagatcaattcggctatcacattttcggctatggcgcggctatttcggccccaattgggcgcgatagccgagagTTAAGTGTAATGGATTTTGTGAAGGtctgaaaggaaataataaaaaagaaaataaggaggcaTAGCTATATGGCACCATTACCCTTAATACAAAAGCAAGTCAGTACCACTTGTTGAAAAGACACAAAATGAGAAGAATTTCTGCATGGCCAAGAGAATAACATCAGTCATTTGAAGGTGCTTAGGGACACCTGGACTGCAAACATCCAATCCTTTGCCTGAGACATGGGAACGAAAGGACATTAGGAACGAAAGAGGTAATATGAGGAGGTTGATCAATGTGGAAAGGAGTTAAGGTACATGAAGGAAATGATGTCGAGTTTAATAGACAAGCGGAACAGACTGACAATGGAAAACACTGAGTTGAGATTGAGAATAGtcgaatgtgagaaggtcaatGTAACCAATCAAGGATTATaggaggagatacaagaaataaagaaacaaaatgatgtaCTAAAAGCCACATGTCAAGACTACGaaaactccttaaggagcttacaggtaaaagtacaggatgggattgtggacaaggcagaaggtggattgggtgaaaacaagctgaaggaactacgAAATGTATGGAAGCAAGaacaagatgaggaaaaagttaaattcaggaaaacacaaaagttgctgtaatacaagtaattaaagagaaagaagatcttGTGtgagatacagtggataagaggaaaagcttcgtgatttaggggatgaaggaaaaaaatccaaacaagttcacgagagaaagtgaagagagagaattggccaaaactattatcaaacaagttcaagacagcacacaagaactggactaggaggtggaggaagtgatcaggttaGGAAGCTatagtgaagggggtaggaggccaatgaaagtgagaatgagatcccaagtggcagtggaggaaattatggttaggaaagggaagctgaacataaagatatatggataaaaagatatatgaacctagaggatctcgagggaaaaggaagaagtgctaagaaatgaagctaaggaaaaaaatgagaaaaggacggagatcaagaagaagaatttcTACTGGAAGGTTCGAGATATgaaactaaagaagtggtacgtatggaagaaagaggaaatcgtagaggaggcaagaaattaagagtgacttatactaatatagatgggttgttgtccagcatgttggaggttagggattacttgaaagagaaaaagctggatgtaatgtgcattgttgaaacaaaactaagagaagagaaccatgttaactttaaagaggagggatataatagctggaggagagacaggaaagataaaggaggaggagaaggagtgctaataatggttcttgataatatgtgtgtggaggatgtgcaatatggtgaggacaaagtggaagtagtGGAAGTAACAATTGAAACagagaaactgaagaagaaaaaaatcatagttacatatgtgccacctaaaacaaatacatggggaactaaAGAACatgaagatatgcaaagagaggtgattaagcacctagataacatgataagaagagatggaaatcttttagttggagactttaactgtaaaaaaaaaactaaactggagagagatggaagtaatggataatggtgggcagaggagtgaggaagtgttatagttgactatggttaatacaatggatcagtgggtagaggaatcaacaaggtacaggaaggaagaaaaaccatcattgcttgacctagtattcacagagaccagagccccctccaatcatacaatatcttagtccaatgggaagaagtgatcatgtgacattagagatgcaaatacaggaggagggtgggataagttacagagatgactacaaaggagagagatcaaattatgcaagagcagattttgaaaaattaaggattttttttgctgatattgagtggagaaacattttgtacagaaagacaatacaagggaaataagaaatattcttacagaaatataatgaaagagtaaataattaaaagagggaagacataccaaacagagaaggaagtgtATGAAATAATGACggtgttcactgtagaagaaGGTTTCAGAAAACCTAATAGGATATTGCATtcccaaggattacaggaaatcacagtgcacaagGAGGATATTGAAAGATTATTGGttaagttggatgtcagaagagcaatggggccagatggtgcatcaggctgggtgttaaaagaatataaagagcaactattggatccaatttgggaaataatttcaagttcaataaatgaaaggaaagttccactagaatggaagagatccaatgtaatactgatatttaaaggagaaaaggtaactgaaccactaaactacagaccagtgtcacttacaagtgtcttggggaagttatgaaataattatcaaagaaaaatgggttaaatttctagaagaggagcaagtcatatcgaacagacaatttgggttcaggacagggcggtcatgtgtatcacaCTTactaagcttctactcgagagttattgcaggacttgaaaacagagacggatgggtggacacagtatacctggatattaaaaaggcttttgataaagtgcctcatggaagactactttggaaactagagaacataggaggactgcaaggaactttgcAAGAATGGACAAGatattatttgaaggatagagagatgagaactgtgatcagagatacatactcatcttggggtaaagtaacaaggggagtgccacaagggtcagtgttagccaccattatgtttcagatttatgtataCGACATttacaatggggtaaacagttatattaatttatttgctgatgatgcagagctgctaagagttatcaaaaccagggaggactgtctgctgttacaggaatacataaacaaaatctatgggTGGAGTAAGAACTggattggagtttaatgccaagaaatgtcacataatggaactaggcaAGAGCAAAAGACCGGTACGGaattatttgatgggagaggaacaaataatgaagactaaagaggaaaaaagatctgggagtaattatacaggaaaatttgagccccaaaaaacacataaacaagacatTTGGTTA
This genomic interval from Portunus trituberculatus isolate SZX2019 chromosome 35, ASM1759143v1, whole genome shotgun sequence contains the following:
- the LOC123513201 gene encoding protoporphyrinogen oxidase-like isoform X1; this translates as MTKSVAVLGGGIGGLAAAHYLGRLRCCPRVVVVEATHRLGGWVSSTMHHDQVVFEHGPRTLRVVGNAGMNTLALAEELGLADQVKGVSYSHPSAKNRMLMVDGKLHRLPNSVKTLFTKSPPFSRPLALSGVQDLMAPRVVNNDESLFSFVNRRFGHEVAKYAIDPMSRGIFAGNARELSVNCIARRLHDVEQKHGSVFLGMFKDRKNAVKPDKNLSSVELVKRAKREKWAVWSVAGGLENFVKALENNILENNAEIWKNTPVKGILRRGGKLVIQTEEKELEVDSVISCLPSNTMSSVIQSVNPKLSALLSSIPYVTVGIVNLEYPGQLIEEPGFGYLVPSSEPNRVLGVIYDTCTFPQGDRTILTVMMGGYWFKELFGDDPPLESLLEEALAEIRQSLKIKVKPQRYHVRILRDCIAQYVVGHSETVLSARKLISELELPLALAGSSYDGVGVNDVIMSAKNAAASV
- the LOC123513201 gene encoding protoporphyrinogen oxidase-like isoform X2; the protein is MTKSVAVLGGGIGGLAAAHYLGRLRCCPRVVVVEATHRLGGWVSSTMHHDQVVFEHGPRTLRVVGNAGMNTLALAEELGLADQVKGVSYSHPSAKNRMLMVDGKLHRLPNSVKTLFTKSPPFSRPLALSGVQDLMAPRVVNNDESLFSFVNRRFGHEVAKYAIDPMSRGIFAGNARELSVNCIARRLHDVEQKHGSVFLGMFKDRKNAVKPDKNLSSVELVKRAKREKWAVWSVAGGLENFVKALENNILENNAEIWKNTPVKGILRRGGKLVIQTEEKELEVDSVISCLPSNTMSSVIQSVNPKLSALLSSIPYVTVGIVNLEYPGQLIEEPGFGYLVPSSEPNRVLGVIYDTCTFPQGDRTILTVMMGGYWFKELFGDDPPLESLLEEALAEIRQSLKIKEGSAGQPAASWSLVVLVWEAVPALPWLHTPGSSCHGSINLSKVFAI